In Daphnia pulicaria isolate SC F1-1A chromosome 9, SC_F0-13Bv2, whole genome shotgun sequence, the genomic stretch GACACAATGGACCAGCGACGCCACCGTCGCCATCGTCGCAAATGTCGGAGCCGCAGTACATCGTCATGGTCCCGCCGCGATCCACTTCCGTCACGACGGTCCACTCGGACGCCTGCAAGAGCAGCGGCCACGGCCAAAGCCTGAGGCATCACCAATTGCGCCAGGCTCCTTCGCGCCAGCACATTTACGGAATGGGAAGGAGCCAGGAGTCGCTGGCCCTGGCCCAGCCTGGGCCCGGGTCGGGAGTCAACAGCCACCCCAACCATTTGGCCATGGGGGCCATCGACAGGAACCGGCGGTTCGGGTCGGCCAACAGCTGGACTGGCTCGCAATGCTCGGGATTCACTTGCACGACGGTGACGACCAGCACGGAAGGGACCCTGTCGGGCTCGCCATTGGTCCACGCTATGCCGTACCACAAAGACGGATGGTAATTTCATCCATCCATCATTTGAGCTGCCActcattcattcaattttatttgttggtttttggTTTATAGGacgtcatttttcatcgccggGAGTTCGACCTACGCCCAACTTTTAATTGTCGTTTGCATCGTGGCCGCCCTGTCGGAGGTGGTCACCCACAACGTCCCGTTTCTCTACTTTGAGGTACGTACGTTCGACTTTCGCCATGTCTCAAAAAGCTCGGGCTCGCATTTAGAGCGGCGGCCCGGGTCGCTCGCTCCTAATTagtcaatttcgttcagatcaCATAGAGACATTGGCCCGGCTGTAATTGTTTAgacatttgctgctgctgctgctgctgtcgagtAATTCGGTTGCCTGAGTCACGAATTGAATGGCCCATTATAATCGGTTGAAAACCAGTTCATCATTATGTAACTGTttgatagcagcagcagcaacgtgaAAGTGAAATGGTTGAATTATCCCACCCTATTGCCTGGAGGCAAAACAACCGACTAGTCTACAATCTCTTTAATTCGCCAAAAATCcaaatctctttctctccttgtGTGCAccagttgaaataaaaataataataataatagtaatagTCAtcataatgataataatagggtcagattaaaaacaatttgccAACCAGCTGAAAATAACCCGGTCACGATTCTGCAAATGTTTAGTTACTTTCCTTAATAttggttttttgtgtgtggacCCATTTAAATCAAATAGTCCAGTCcgtttccatttcattttggaCTTCCAAGAACAAATGTTTTTCTAATGTATTTATAATTTCAGGGATTTTTCACTTACATGTACTCGGTGTCGATCCTGTTCTTTCTCTACGTGTTCGGCTATTTGCTGCGCTCCAAGCGGAGGCGGGAGCAGAAGAAGCGACTGCGCAAATTGAACAAATTGAGGCGGACCCAAATGAGCAGCGGCGGTGGTCCTGGCCCGTCGGGTCATCAGGATCACGAGAAAGATATTGGCATCAGCGGCAGCTCCTACAGGAGCAACAGGAGCGCATCAGTGGCCATGGAAAGCGAAACCATGGCCAGTACGTCGACCCTCAACCGGTTCATCACTGGCATCAGGAGCCAAAGGCGCAGGTTCAGTCGAGCCGGACCGGATGGTGTCAACAATTTGGCCCTGGAAATTGGAACGGACGGCGGGAGGATCGAGTCTCCGTCATGCTCCAAACCGGCAGGCCATCATCACCATCCGTCATCCAGCGGatcgggcagcagcagcagcaagaacCTGCAATGGACCCCGTCGTCGGTGGGTTTCAATTTGGTCGACGAGTCGCCCAGTGAAATCGTTTCTTACGCCATGAACAGCGACAATGTCGTCATCCCCAGCGGCGAAATAACCGGTACTCGCACTCACGGTGGCGGCGgtaaaatcaagaaattgaaagtGTCCAACAACGAGCACAGCCACGGCAGTTTCTTCTTAAGGGCCGGCGCCGTGGCTTTCGGCCTGGGCACCATGATCTACGACGGCCTGGAATTCGGCGCTTTCCTGGAAGTGCCGCCCGATTCGCCGTGTTTCGCTCTCCTGCGCGGACTCAATCCCGTCCTTCACGCCGCATTCGTCTTCCTCCAAATGTACTTCATCTTCATCTCCGCCAGGGTATCATTTCACTTTtccatcttttctcttttttaaaataattctaaTTCGTTTTTCTCTTGGCCTATTTTCTTTGTCCAGTTAAATATTCACAAATTCAAAGCAATTGCTCGATTCGGTTTGATGCATTGCCTGGCCACCAACGTTTGCGTTTGGATCCGCACTTTGGTCAGGGAGTCGCTCAAGGAGATCAATCACCACCACGAACATCACCCGAAAGGTGCCGAGCAATTCCAAATGGCggcccaacagcagcaaatgGCGGCCTCTAGTGCTGCCACCGCCGCCGATACCCAGGCCTTTCTGCACCACATGGCCGAGGCTGTGGCGGCCGCCGTCGGCAGCGAAGAAGACGGTAGCTCATCCGTTTACGAATTTGGTATTGGAattattagaatttttttaaattgaaatgaaaggccttgaattgaattttccaGTGAACGACACGTTGGCCGAAGCGCTCAGCGCTGCCATCGAAgtcaaaagtaaagaaaagtcACATCTGTGGGAATTGACGGGCAACGTCTCGTGCGGCCGCCACATTTTCCTGGGCGAACTCATCATGAAAGCCGCCCCTTTTCTCTATCCGTTTCTCATTGAATATTCGCTGATTGGCGCCGGGGTTCTTTACGTCATTTGGGCCAACATCGGACTCAAtccaaagtaaaataaaattcatttagAAATTCAATTCGACTACTAAATGTGTGGCTGCAAAATAATAGGTACAAGACGGAAGAGGATCACAACGAAGATTCCACCTGGAACAGCAAATCTCGGCAGTTGAGGGTCGATTGCGTCGGGGCCTCCAAGGGACTTTTCATGGGCCTTTTTGTACTGACGGCCGCGCTGCTCTGCctcatcctcttcttcatctttgccCCGCAGCCGCAATTCCATCGGCTCGGACTCTTTTTGGCCGATTCCGCCCATTTGTCTTTACTCCTCTTCTCCCTCTGTGCCATGGCCATCGGCTCCTACAGGTTTCCATCCATTGAAATTTACtctcaattttaatttaaatcatttgatttttctattccAAAAAAGGGCCCGGCACCTTCACTTCCATTCGGAGCATATGGAAGAGTTGGGCAGCATTTTGTTGAGGGTCTCTGCCCTGGGCATTTTCGCTTATTCCGTTTTCTCGATGATCGCCGGAGCCTTTGCCAATCAGGAGACGGACGAGCCGCCcgttttggttttcatcaacGGACTCCTGTCCGTCGTGGAAGTGACGATGCAGATGCTCTTCATCTCGGACATGTCGAGACGACGAGTCAATTCCATCGATCAGGATCGAGAGAAGCCGGGCAGACAGGCCGTCACTTTTCTGCTCATCACCAACTTGACCCTGTGGCTCGTCTACACTTTTGAAATGCAAAAAGTCGAAGCCAATCCCGTCCAGCTCAACTTTTACGGCTTCCTGCCGTGGGCCATCGTCCAGCGCATCACGTTGCCCCTTTGCATCTTTTACCGGTTCCATTCGGCCATGGTCTACGCTGAAATTTGGAAGAATTCGTACCGGTATCACGGGCCTTCTCTAGAGGAAGCCCTGCCCAACCAGTACATCATATCCTGAAGTGAAGGGAATAATCATTatttaatcttttttaaaaaaattgtacgtGTGGACGTGCTGTGTGTGCGTGTATCTATTTGTGAGTGCCCGTGCTTGTTGTGGAAGccaatttttcattatttaaaacaatcgCCAAACACCACACCTACTTATCCTGTCTTTTGGGGGCTGTGCACAGCACAAGGCGCCCATGTGGggatttaattgatttcattCATGTATACCAGGGCGCCCCCCTTGCAACAGTGACAACATCGAAGGCATTTGAATGATTTCCCTCGTTATGAATTACGAGGCCGGTTTTCGCGTTCGACTTGATTGCCACTCTAAAAAttaacttattttttcaaatagaaatctaacatctctctctctctctcgatacAAATTGAAGAAGTGATTAATTGAAGGTTACGGTTTCTAATAATTGTGACATTGAACTATGGATAATACAAAAAACGTCGTGGATAGTTGgagcttttatttgtttttgcttttggCGCCATTTAGTGCAAAGGAACAGCCTCTAGTGATAAGTTTTGACACTAGACTGTAAAATGATTATGTCGTCTGCTTTGACATCCGATTCCGATTTCCGATTACAAGTTAAGACGGTCGGACCTATTGCCATGCCGGTCCGACAGGGCAATAGCCATAGAGGGCTATTGCCCTGTCAGTGCAAAAAACCCCATCTAGCGACGTCCATCGCATTTTACATTACGTACATACATTTTTACTTTGGTCTATGCCTCAGTATGCCTGCAGTATTCCACCCCGGAGTCCTTTTCTTAAATAAATTGTCTCGGTCACGACTCACGGATCCTGTTTTATCATGTATGTGTAATGCCTATGCCTATGCCCCCGTCACAAACTAATTGATGGATATGATGATTCTTAAAATCTATCATTTTTACTGAATTCTCAGGTTTGATAACCATAATGTAATAGTAAGCGTCTTTCCCATCTTGATCAGTGCAAATCAGTGCTAACAAATAATCATGCAATTAATTAGACATCATGAAGGTTAAAGGGACGCGCTAGTTAAAGCGCTATACATCACACGGTGCACTTTAGTGTGATAATAAATCATCGCGGAAATGTGAAGACGATCGACATGAGATTGGGATTATTCACGATAATTGTGGGAAGATGCAACGTGGAGATTACATGGCCTAGAGATTTAAAAATCAGGGATGGAATAGAGAGTGATCTTACTTTACACAAGATACAACATTTTCGGTGGCTCTTATAGTGTAAAAatggaatagagagagagatagtagGCCTACACAGCCACGAGTGACGGTAAACACACTCTTGGGTAAAATTAGAAGCCATGTAGGACGGCATTActctattttaattaaaattctaTTATTCAAACtctataaactaaaaaatttaattgctgGTACAGGATACAAAGGTAGATTTCAATGTCACGGTATCAGTTCGATCTTTAAAAATTCAGTGAGCTTTCCGTCTTATTGGTTAAAAATATTACCTAACGTTGTTCGTTTATCATTAGGCGGTGATTaatgtgtttaaaaaaataattgacccggtggaagaaaagaataaaaaaagtgaaacgatTCAGTGCCACCGCGCCCaagcaacatttttttaagtagCAGGATGGCAATATTTCATGTGTGatgtgttcatgatttgttTAATTAGAATAACTGAATAATGAATTTCCGTCAATTCTCTCAGTCGTAAGAGAGTGAACGGTGATCCATACGCAGCCAGTTCTGCATAAAACGGGATTCCTGTCGGTTTAGTAGTTCAAATCTTCCTTTTatctttcttgtttgattcaCACGTAACGTGGGAATCAATCAGCAGAAAAGGCGGTTATGGTGAGTCACGTTGCTGGTCGATGTTTATTCAAGGTCGTAAACAACCCCTCGCACCCCATTCTGACTTCTGAGAATTCCGGCTCAACCTTCAGCCAAACAAGGTCAAGGGGGGTGACTGAGGGTGACTCACTTTGTTGTTGTAAATAAACCATGTAAACACAACAAATGCGttgcgtttttcaaaaatatggtTAACTAGAACAATTTTGCAAAACTATTCATCAATATTTATACGCAATTTCATAAAATATCCACAATTAATATACCCTAGCTAACTTAATTTTACGCTAGTTTTGTTTGGATCAAAACAcggtcaaataaaaaaaccgatAAACTATTTTCTTGTAAACTAATTCCAAATTGAGGTTGATATTAtcgtaaaacaaattaaattaaaaattttctggGATATTTTTACAATAACGTTCCATATTACATTACAACTTACAATGCCGTTAATTCTACATAGCATTCATACATGGATTCAGAAAggcttccattttttttttacttttgtatAGGTGAATACTGAATAGGTGATGTCAtgctattttaatatttttgttatgGAAAAGAAATCGCAAACATCCCTTCAGGGTACCTTGCTAATAACGCAGGTAGTTCACTATTTTACATATGTTTTTCGTAAATAAAAGCTTTgcttataaaaattaaaaatatttgtaattttttaccCTGTGCATCTTATTTAAACCCAATCCTATTAAAGTTAGTTCTGGATTC encodes the following:
- the LOC124312820 gene encoding uncharacterized protein LOC124312820, with the translated sequence MNEELLPYGGNSVAICVVGPSTDPQHPPTTADSSSTTTTFVANDNKEPSKLSKKLSNISAISDNFNSFINSAVGAAIVVSNNSGPASSTASASAQQPSRRTSLVIGRNRKKSRRLTLTQVCSEFERPQQPLPQPSSDPPSSVVAVGDYEHLPVSRTSSLISFASVSSSSTAISSMSSSSSSSPKSLSQRSSTSSSQRSSISSASAHPERKLNRIFSILHSMQQTFLQAQPFAAAAQAQQTQTAGGGGHNGPATPPSPSSQMSEPQYIVMVPPRSTSVTTVHSDACKSSGHGQSLRHHQLRQAPSRQHIYGMGRSQESLALAQPGPGSGVNSHPNHLAMGAIDRNRRFGSANSWTGSQCSGFTCTTVTTSTEGTLSGSPLVHAMPYHKDGWTSFFIAGSSTYAQLLIVVCIVAALSEVVTHNVPFLYFEGFFTYMYSVSILFFLYVFGYLLRSKRRREQKKRLRKLNKLRRTQMSSGGGPGPSGHQDHEKDIGISGSSYRSNRSASVAMESETMASTSTLNRFITGIRSQRRRFSRAGPDGVNNLALEIGTDGGRIESPSCSKPAGHHHHPSSSGSGSSSSKNLQWTPSSVGFNLVDESPSEIVSYAMNSDNVVIPSGEITGTRTHGGGGKIKKLKVSNNEHSHGSFFLRAGAVAFGLGTMIYDGLEFGAFLEVPPDSPCFALLRGLNPVLHAAFVFLQMYFIFISARLNIHKFKAIARFGLMHCLATNVCVWIRTLVRESLKEINHHHEHHPKGAEQFQMAAQQQQMAASSAATAADTQAFLHHMAEAVAAAVGSEEDGSSSVYEFVNDTLAEALSAAIEVKSKEKSHLWELTGNVSCGRHIFLGELIMKAAPFLYPFLIEYSLIGAGVLYVIWANIGLNPKYKTEEDHNEDSTWNSKSRQLRVDCVGASKGLFMGLFVLTAALLCLILFFIFAPQPQFHRLGLFLADSAHLSLLLFSLCAMAIGSYRARHLHFHSEHMEELGSILLRVSALGIFAYSVFSMIAGAFANQETDEPPVLVFINGLLSVVEVTMQMLFISDMSRRRVNSIDQDREKPGRQAVTFLLITNLTLWLVYTFEMQKVEANPVQLNFYGFLPWAIVQRITLPLCIFYRFHSAMVYAEIWKNSYRYHGPSLEEALPNQYIIS